A window of candidate division KSB1 bacterium contains these coding sequences:
- a CDS encoding YCF48-related protein, which yields MKALTFKVTFCLLPTVLVHVIAAQPTNSGLYDVAVLDTSTVIVVGGNGTLLRTTDGGNNWAQQINSAKTFLSVHFVDEKNGWLVGEDGVVFKTTNGGKKWLRQTLNAPELHAVYFVDLQIGWAAGANGFIAKTISGGESWQIQNSGTANGLLDI from the coding sequence ATGAAGGCACTAACTTTTAAGGTAACATTCTGCCTCTTGCCGACAGTACTAGTGCATGTAATCGCAGCACAACCGACAAATAGTGGTCTTTACGATGTTGCTGTACTAGATACTTCCACAGTCATCGTTGTTGGCGGTAACGGAACGTTGTTGCGCACGACAGATGGTGGAAACAACTGGGCACAACAAATAAATTCGGCAAAGACTTTTCTGAGTGTTCATTTTGTTGATGAAAAAAACGGATGGCTTGTGGGAGAAGACGGAGTCGTATTCAAAACCACCAACGGCGGTAAGAAGTGGCTCAGACAAACGCTCAATGCACCTGAGCTACATGCGGTATATTTTGTTGATTTACAAATTGGCTGGGCTGCCGGCGCAAATGGTTTTATTGCGAAAACAATAAGTGGCGGGGAGTCATGGCAGATTCAAAATTCCGGAACGGCTAATGGACTTTTAGATATTTGA
- a CDS encoding T9SS type A sorting domain-containing protein — MEFNLRQNYPNPFRVEEASGQATTLTYTLSRPAYVSMAVYDVLGRAVAVLVAETKSAGVFQASWNGRDLNQQPVAAGIYFCRMELTPVGMSQPFVQQRKILVLR, encoded by the coding sequence TTGGAATTCAACTTACGGCAAAATTACCCCAATCCCTTTCGAGTAGAAGAAGCCAGCGGCCAAGCAACGACATTAACCTATACATTGTCGCGCCCCGCTTACGTGAGCATGGCGGTTTATGATGTGTTGGGCCGTGCGGTAGCGGTGCTCGTTGCAGAAACGAAATCGGCAGGTGTGTTTCAAGCAAGCTGGAACGGCCGGGATTTAAATCAACAGCCGGTCGCCGCCGGAATTTATTTCTGCCGGATGGAACTCACGCCAGTAGGTATGAGTCAACCGTTCGTGCAACAACGGAAAATATTGGTGCTCAGATAG
- a CDS encoding TrbC/VirB2 family protein, whose protein sequence is MQTVIQALNQLTNALLILASPVMVIALIIAGLNMASADGGRHEKAKKQLIGVALAAIVIFGSKAIVSALISFVPGANVSF, encoded by the coding sequence ATGCAAACCGTCATTCAAGCCCTCAATCAATTGACCAATGCGCTGCTGATCCTGGCCTCACCGGTTATGGTCATCGCGTTGATCATCGCCGGCCTCAACATGGCGAGCGCAGACGGCGGCCGGCATGAGAAAGCCAAGAAACAACTCATCGGCGTGGCGCTGGCAGCCATCGTTATTTTCGGCTCCAAAGCCATCGTCTCCGCCCTGATCTCCTTCGTTCCCGGCGCCAATGTGTCGTTTTAA
- a CDS encoding ATP-binding protein, with product MAATKLTERQAWQNRPALAQYLPYLEILDDFIIKKNGNFVAGFEILALDNMSLSADDYAKLCANLENVLNAVDEDVNLQFLSNFDYFPYRADFVFTDDPTLDFFKRQRYKYYGYYKYLMCHQHLFIDFDAGRNLRTPYNIFAASANIKTRLRSEHERLVAEKNNILKTLQAAFEGTGIRLRRLHNPDLATVLYRAINLTAEEFTGTVRGKATNNELLVTDYMVEKGLLRIGTQYLACLSLSLLPEVTRDHITFNGIPLPYLFPLLHNLAFPHRVVFSTQNLDMEKETARLQRRLNVSRFIMSFSRQREGRKSEIRFRELNELMDEIYTQHKRLASISLNVLIPDDDLERLKQKINQTQLAFAAMDKAQAVLETIDVLPIFIGTLPGNSAENYHRLVVKTSNAAQFINLTNFNRGYHRGILLKNRNDEPILFDYFDPNLNSWNSIIVGPTGTGKSYLMQSILLQLLEQGVKVFGLDVGGVGDMGGSYKKMIKLLNGRYVELNIDHPIPLNPFALVKSEGVVDTKKQLFLRAFIEKLILEREQTSISKVEQAFISKAIEKYLTEYSGPRNLETFVDFFSTQTDPDGYVDVKLLSRKMYIYTHGEYSRFLCAADMIDIREDLVCFDLKGLETHPDLQGIIAIIITGLLWDLMERNLSHNKVIFADELWKVLDDNSTIGHLVVELFRTARKMGAGIFAISQSIEDIDSVSFSAPIKDNALNHFILAHKPKQLETLSRAFGYGERELALISSLQRGEFLLDRDGRITVLRADMSTYDHYLFTTDRQEKNLLEGKLKKHQGNLIKAIKEIAYEKDAELSPYLL from the coding sequence ATGGCAGCCACCAAACTGACAGAGCGGCAGGCCTGGCAAAACCGGCCGGCGCTGGCGCAATATCTGCCCTATCTCGAAATCCTGGACGACTTCATCATCAAGAAAAACGGCAATTTTGTCGCCGGTTTCGAGATTCTGGCACTCGACAACATGAGCCTGTCCGCCGACGATTACGCCAAACTCTGCGCCAATCTCGAAAATGTGCTGAATGCCGTCGATGAGGACGTCAATCTGCAATTCCTCTCGAATTTCGACTACTTTCCCTACCGGGCAGATTTCGTCTTCACCGACGACCCCACACTCGATTTTTTCAAACGACAGCGCTACAAATACTACGGCTATTACAAGTATTTGATGTGCCACCAGCATTTGTTCATCGATTTCGATGCGGGCCGCAATTTGCGCACGCCCTACAACATCTTCGCCGCCAGCGCAAATATCAAGACGCGGCTGCGCAGCGAGCACGAACGCCTGGTGGCCGAGAAGAACAACATCCTGAAAACCTTGCAGGCCGCCTTCGAGGGCACGGGCATCCGGCTGCGGCGCCTGCACAACCCCGATCTCGCCACCGTGCTCTATCGTGCGATCAATCTCACGGCGGAGGAATTCACCGGCACGGTGCGCGGCAAAGCCACCAACAACGAATTGCTCGTCACGGATTACATGGTCGAGAAAGGACTGCTGCGCATCGGCACGCAGTACCTCGCCTGCCTGTCACTCAGCCTGCTGCCGGAGGTGACGCGCGATCACATCACATTCAACGGCATTCCCCTGCCCTATCTCTTCCCCCTGCTGCACAACCTGGCATTTCCACACCGGGTGGTGTTCTCGACGCAAAATCTCGACATGGAAAAGGAAACCGCCCGCCTGCAGCGCCGCCTGAATGTCTCGCGCTTCATTATGTCCTTTTCGCGCCAGCGCGAAGGCCGCAAAAGCGAAATCCGCTTCCGCGAGTTGAACGAGCTGATGGATGAAATCTACACGCAACACAAACGCCTGGCCAGCATCAGCCTGAACGTGCTGATCCCCGACGACGATCTCGAGCGGCTGAAGCAGAAAATCAATCAAACCCAGCTCGCCTTTGCGGCGATGGACAAGGCGCAGGCCGTGCTCGAAACCATCGACGTCCTGCCCATCTTCATCGGCACGCTGCCGGGCAACAGCGCGGAGAATTATCACCGGCTGGTGGTGAAAACCTCGAACGCGGCGCAGTTCATCAACCTCACCAATTTCAACCGCGGCTATCATCGCGGCATTTTGCTGAAGAACCGCAACGACGAGCCGATATTGTTCGACTATTTCGACCCGAACTTGAACTCGTGGAACAGCATCATTGTCGGCCCCACCGGCACCGGCAAGAGTTACTTGATGCAGTCCATTCTGCTGCAGCTTCTGGAGCAGGGCGTGAAGGTTTTCGGACTGGATGTCGGCGGCGTGGGCGACATGGGCGGCAGTTACAAAAAGATGATCAAGCTGCTCAACGGCCGCTATGTCGAACTGAACATCGATCATCCCATTCCGCTGAATCCGTTTGCGCTGGTGAAATCCGAGGGCGTGGTTGACACCAAGAAGCAATTGTTCCTGCGCGCGTTCATCGAGAAATTGATTTTGGAACGCGAGCAAACCTCGATCTCGAAAGTCGAACAGGCCTTCATCAGCAAGGCGATTGAAAAGTATCTGACGGAGTACAGCGGCCCCCGCAATCTCGAGACCTTCGTCGATTTCTTCAGCACGCAGACCGATCCCGACGGCTATGTCGATGTCAAGCTGCTCAGCCGCAAGATGTACATTTACACCCACGGCGAGTACAGCCGGTTCCTCTGCGCCGCTGACATGATCGACATCCGCGAAGATCTGGTCTGCTTCGATTTGAAGGGCCTCGAAACTCATCCGGATTTGCAGGGCATCATTGCGATCATCATCACCGGTTTGTTGTGGGATTTGATGGAACGCAATCTCAGCCACAATAAAGTCATCTTCGCGGACGAGTTGTGGAAAGTGCTGGATGACAATTCGACCATCGGCCATCTGGTGGTGGAATTGTTCCGCACCGCGCGCAAAATGGGCGCGGGGATTTTCGCGATTTCGCAGTCGATCGAAGATATTGATTCCGTGAGTTTTTCCGCGCCGATCAAGGACAATGCACTGAATCACTTTATTCTGGCGCATAAACCGAAACAACTGGAAACGCTGTCGCGCGCGTTCGGCTACGGCGAACGCGAGCTGGCGTTGATCTCCAGCCTGCAACGCGGCGAGTTTCTGCTGGATCGCGACGGCCGCATCACGGTGCTGCGCGCGGACATGAGTACGTATGATCATTATCTCTTCACGACTGACCGGCAAGAGAAAAATTTGTTGGAAGGCAAGTTGAAGAAGCACCAGGGCAACTTGATCAAGGCGATCAAGGAAATTGCGTACGAGAAGGACGCTGAGCTGTCACCGTATTTATTGTGA
- a CDS encoding DUF4138 domain-containing protein has protein sequence MKTLNFFAAVLCLLAQAATAQAPSAVRVKPGFATVIVCPVPPELVTVGNPEQFTTQSAGNYILVKPVVSQGSTNMFIKAGPDSYNLLLQVSDRPDLEVRLQPTAPAASMPAGGKNGSSHPGEATGNAAAKSAAAKSPNLKDLSPKSRALLASYLKTPRPYTYSMVNSGVIFAVDHMAMIEEKLFVIGTLVNNSRIPYDIGFVRFRLVENARSLLFFKKRVKEEELEPLQEAYTARVEPNSSTRMLFVFDKHGFSDRSDIEIKCTEESGRRDLVLRVPGSFVE, from the coding sequence ATGAAAACGCTCAATTTTTTTGCCGCCGTGCTGTGCCTGCTGGCGCAGGCTGCAACCGCGCAGGCACCGAGCGCGGTGCGCGTCAAGCCGGGTTTTGCCACGGTGATCGTGTGCCCGGTGCCGCCGGAGCTGGTGACCGTGGGCAATCCCGAGCAGTTCACCACCCAAAGCGCGGGCAATTACATCCTGGTCAAGCCGGTGGTCAGCCAGGGCAGCACGAACATGTTCATCAAGGCGGGGCCGGACTCCTACAATTTGCTGTTGCAAGTTTCCGACCGGCCGGATTTGGAGGTGCGGCTGCAACCCACGGCGCCGGCCGCGAGCATGCCCGCCGGGGGCAAAAACGGCAGCTCGCACCCCGGCGAAGCAACGGGAAACGCGGCGGCGAAAAGTGCCGCGGCGAAATCGCCGAACTTGAAAGACCTCTCGCCGAAGAGCCGGGCGCTGCTGGCCTCCTATCTCAAGACGCCGCGACCATATACCTACAGCATGGTCAACTCGGGCGTGATCTTCGCGGTCGATCACATGGCGATGATCGAGGAAAAGCTGTTCGTGATCGGCACGCTGGTGAACAATTCACGCATTCCCTATGACATCGGTTTCGTGCGTTTTCGTCTGGTCGAAAATGCGCGCTCGCTGTTGTTCTTCAAAAAACGGGTCAAGGAAGAGGAGCTGGAGCCGCTGCAGGAGGCCTATACCGCGCGCGTCGAGCCGAACAGCAGCACGCGTATGCTGTTCGTCTTCGACAAGCACGGTTTCAGCGACCGCAGCGATATCGAGATCAAATGCACCGAGGAGAGCGGCCGGCGTGATCTGGTGCTGCGGGTGCCCGGATCATTTGTCGAATAA
- a CDS encoding PKD domain-containing protein — MRRLPTFSERRVQSGHGLALVAAGLLALGSLWSCESHKDPFSAGNTAPVIRNFAFKPDVTLPDARLRASGDSLKYRAGEAYAIALQYEDAELRNKNRPLRASFKFLAGSGRLVSTHFSNPGADGLSFDVPPQLNDEIFLIPAKSGIVDLQLQISDGVKDSEVKLASTTFFENLKPLVRFRVQLGGQQNPPYGVDFDASSSTDRDGTISAYVWSFGDNSSRVTSRSSTIHHDYLRSGSYTVRLIIRDEEGAADSLDRVVTTFNQPPVAALSVTPTVGSAPLTIIYNARGSRDGDGEIVAYDITFGDGGSSQADSGSYTYLRDSPPNSPYVVRLTVRDNVGATSSETVPVTVVTPPVADFIWRDCDLGNVTFISTSYDPNAPPNDAIDNYEWDFGDGTMESGATLSTVRHSYARSGEYPVQLRVRNRNVTGEVIKQVKIPCN; from the coding sequence ATGCGCAGATTACCAACATTTTCTGAACGCCGTGTGCAAAGCGGTCACGGGCTGGCGCTGGTGGCGGCAGGCTTGCTGGCACTCGGCAGCCTGTGGTCGTGTGAATCGCACAAGGATCCGTTTTCAGCCGGCAACACGGCACCGGTGATTCGCAATTTTGCCTTCAAGCCGGATGTGACGCTGCCGGATGCGCGGCTGCGGGCCAGCGGCGATTCGTTGAAATACCGGGCAGGCGAGGCCTATGCCATCGCGCTGCAATACGAAGATGCGGAATTGCGGAACAAGAACCGCCCGCTGCGCGCCAGCTTCAAATTTCTGGCGGGCAGCGGCCGGCTGGTGAGCACCCACTTCAGCAATCCGGGCGCGGATGGGCTGTCTTTCGATGTGCCCCCGCAGCTCAATGATGAAATTTTTCTGATCCCGGCGAAATCCGGCATCGTGGATTTGCAACTGCAGATCAGCGACGGGGTGAAGGATTCCGAAGTCAAGCTGGCGTCCACCACCTTCTTTGAGAATCTGAAGCCGCTGGTGCGCTTTCGTGTGCAGCTCGGCGGCCAGCAAAATCCGCCTTACGGGGTTGACTTTGATGCCAGCAGCAGCACCGACCGCGACGGCACCATCAGCGCCTATGTGTGGTCGTTCGGCGACAACAGCAGCCGGGTGACTTCGCGTTCGAGCACCATCCATCATGATTATTTGCGCTCGGGTTCGTACACCGTGCGACTGATCATCAGGGATGAGGAGGGCGCAGCGGACAGTCTGGACCGGGTGGTGACCACTTTCAATCAACCGCCGGTGGCGGCGTTGAGCGTCACCCCCACCGTCGGCAGCGCGCCGCTGACGATCATTTACAATGCCCGGGGCAGCCGTGATGGCGACGGCGAGATCGTCGCATATGACATCACCTTTGGGGATGGCGGCAGCTCGCAGGCGGACAGCGGCTCCTACACCTATTTGCGCGACAGCCCGCCCAACTCGCCGTATGTCGTGCGCCTGACCGTGCGGGACAACGTGGGCGCCACCAGCAGTGAGACGGTGCCGGTAACCGTCGTCACGCCGCCGGTGGCGGATTTCATCTGGCGCGATTGTGATCTTGGCAACGTCACGTTCATTTCGACCAGCTACGATCCCAACGCGCCGCCGAATGATGCGATCGACAACTATGAGTGGGATTTTGGCGACGGCACCATGGAGAGCGGCGCCACGCTGTCAACGGTGCGCCACAGCTATGCCCGGAGTGGAGAGTATCCCGTGCAACTGCGGGTGCGAAACCGCAATGTGACCGGCGAGGTGATCAAACAAGTTAAAATCCCCTGCAATTGA
- a CDS encoding prolyl oligopeptidase family serine peptidase, with protein sequence MHGSRICLLIICWLINCPAQTVTTSPPPLSVSWIMQEAHGLQGWPKQPFWSEDGQTLYFWWNPERAPADSLYQVSRSGGTPEKVPAAACRHLPSPTGVYNRSYTRKVFEREGDIFLHDITAGRILAVTNTTTTESAPRFSFQEDAVIYVADRNLFAWEIASGRTTQLTDFRAGTAPEKKEQKSEAQKYLAAQELRLLQTLRARKERREQAEARNRLTGLARPKTIYLGEAIPQQLQLSPDGRFVTLVLQQPAKNQEVAIVPNYITETGFTGEIRTREKVGEAQATYHLALWETTADTLCLVKPDSLPEITAIREFTTRPSADSALAKNRKPRPVMWHGPFWNAAGTAAFVVVTAMDNKDRWIAGLSLPAGTLRPLDHQYDAAWIGGPGIPGRWSAGAVGWMPDHERIWFCSEATGYSHLYTVHYKTGRRQALTQGPFEIYSPFLSRDRKNWYFTSNEVHPGERHFYTMPLNGGQRTRLTAMTGHHEVLLSPDEKMLAVRFSTASQPWELFLQPNQPGATAQRLTFSPSAAFNRYPWRTPEFITYPARDGRQVHARLYRPAHPNGAAVIFVHGAGYLQNAHKGWSSYFREYLFHNLLADLGYTVLDPDYRASAGYGREWRTAIYRHMGGKDLDDVIDGAAYLVKDLGMEAGRLGIYGGSYGGFLTLMAMFTAPATFAAGAALRPVTDWAHYNHGYTANILNIPVADTLAYRRSSPIHFAEGLQGALLICHGMVDVNVHFQDTVRLVQRLIELGKENWEVAIYPMEDHAFQEVSAWTDEYKRILKLFEENLGGK encoded by the coding sequence ATGCACGGCTCGCGCATCTGTTTGCTCATCATCTGCTGGCTGATCAACTGCCCGGCGCAGACAGTCACAACTTCCCCGCCACCTCTCAGTGTCAGTTGGATCATGCAGGAGGCCCACGGACTGCAGGGCTGGCCCAAGCAGCCCTTTTGGTCGGAGGACGGGCAGACGCTCTACTTCTGGTGGAATCCCGAGCGCGCCCCCGCGGATTCGCTTTATCAGGTCAGCCGATCCGGCGGAACGCCGGAGAAAGTACCGGCGGCAGCCTGCCGGCATTTGCCCTCGCCCACGGGCGTGTACAATCGCAGCTACACCCGCAAGGTTTTCGAGCGCGAGGGGGACATCTTTCTGCACGATATCACGGCCGGGCGCATTCTGGCGGTGACCAACACCACCACGACGGAAAGCGCCCCGCGTTTCTCCTTTCAAGAAGATGCCGTGATCTATGTGGCCGATCGCAACCTTTTCGCCTGGGAGATCGCCTCCGGCCGCACCACCCAGCTCACGGATTTCCGCGCCGGCACGGCGCCGGAGAAAAAAGAACAGAAGAGTGAGGCACAAAAGTATCTGGCAGCGCAGGAGCTGCGTTTGCTGCAAACGCTGCGCGCGCGCAAGGAGCGGCGTGAACAGGCCGAAGCGCGCAACCGGCTGACGGGCCTGGCGCGGCCCAAAACCATTTACCTCGGTGAGGCCATCCCGCAACAGCTTCAGCTTTCACCCGATGGCCGTTTCGTCACGCTCGTGCTGCAACAGCCGGCAAAAAATCAGGAGGTGGCGATCGTGCCGAACTACATCACCGAAACCGGCTTCACCGGCGAGATTCGCACGCGCGAAAAAGTCGGTGAGGCCCAGGCGACCTATCATCTCGCCCTCTGGGAAACCACCGCGGACACGCTGTGCCTGGTGAAGCCTGACAGCCTGCCTGAAATCACCGCCATCCGCGAGTTCACCACGCGGCCGAGCGCCGATTCTGCTTTGGCCAAAAACCGCAAACCCCGGCCGGTGATGTGGCATGGCCCGTTTTGGAATGCCGCCGGCACTGCCGCATTTGTGGTGGTCACTGCGATGGACAACAAGGATCGCTGGATCGCCGGGTTGTCGCTGCCCGCCGGCACGCTGCGGCCGCTCGACCACCAATATGATGCGGCGTGGATTGGCGGGCCGGGCATTCCGGGGCGCTGGTCGGCCGGCGCGGTCGGCTGGATGCCCGATCATGAACGCATCTGGTTTTGCTCGGAAGCCACCGGTTATTCCCATCTCTACACGGTGCATTACAAGACCGGCCGGCGGCAGGCACTCACGCAGGGCCCTTTCGAAATTTATTCACCCTTCCTCTCCCGCGACCGGAAAAACTGGTATTTCACCAGCAATGAAGTCCATCCCGGCGAGCGCCATTTCTACACCATGCCGCTCAACGGCGGCCAACGCACACGCCTGACGGCGATGACGGGCCATCATGAGGTGCTGCTCTCTCCGGATGAAAAAATGCTGGCCGTGCGCTTCTCAACAGCGTCGCAACCGTGGGAGCTTTTTCTGCAGCCCAATCAACCCGGCGCCACGGCGCAGCGACTGACCTTTTCCCCCAGCGCAGCGTTCAATCGCTATCCCTGGCGCACACCGGAATTCATCACCTACCCCGCCCGTGACGGCCGCCAGGTTCATGCCCGGCTTTACCGGCCGGCGCATCCCAACGGGGCCGCGGTCATTTTCGTGCACGGCGCCGGCTACTTGCAAAACGCGCATAAGGGCTGGTCCAGCTATTTTCGCGAATACCTGTTTCACAACCTGCTCGCCGATTTGGGCTATACCGTGCTCGATCCGGATTATCGTGCCAGCGCCGGCTATGGCCGCGAGTGGCGCACCGCCATCTATCGTCACATGGGCGGCAAGGACCTGGACGACGTGATTGATGGGGCCGCCTATCTTGTCAAAGACCTGGGGATGGAGGCCGGGCGCCTGGGCATCTACGGCGGCAGTTATGGCGGCTTCCTCACTCTGATGGCGATGTTTACCGCACCAGCAACCTTCGCCGCCGGCGCCGCGCTGCGTCCGGTGACCGACTGGGCGCATTACAACCACGGCTACACCGCCAACATTCTCAACATCCCCGTCGCCGACACGCTCGCCTATCGGCGCAGCTCACCAATTCACTTCGCCGAAGGTTTGCAGGGCGCCCTGTTGATCTGCCACGGCATGGTTGATGTCAACGTCCATTTTCAAGACACCGTGCGCCTGGTGCAACGATTGATCGAATTGGGCAAGGAGAATTGGGAAGTGGCGATCTATCCGATGGAGGATCACGCCTTCCAGGAAGTCAGTGCGTGGACGGATGAATACAAGCGGATTTTGAAACTGTTCGAAGAAAACCTGGGCGGGAAATAA
- a CDS encoding glycoside hydrolase family 3 protein gives MNSTGNAAQWVESTLAHMSLEEKVGQMLLADFAAVFTNHDHENWRRIVRLLRELHIGGIILAGGGLLEVALITNELQRLARVPLLVNADMETGALFPSPWRRARGRAPDLPAYLSGGGTEFPRMMAIGATRSTALAYEIGRLTGREARAAGIHWTNSPVLDLSNNPRNPIINVRAFGEEPQLVARLGVAYLSGCQAAGLIATMKHFPGQGDTDMDTHVTLPVLDFDAARLQAVELMPFKAAIQAGVKAAMTAHIALPRIDATCRPATLSPPIVTGLLRQQLRFEGLVVSDALTMQGISDYYSAGEAALLAAQAGVDMLLIPADIDAAHRRLVQAVQHGELPLTQVESAARRVLAAKAGLGLHLQRTVAIEELAEVVQTRAAQELAQQAASAAITLLEDDARILPLRTHPSLKLAVGVVSNSALATEGEYLNSRLAAAGHVVDTFRLSAEMSEARLAQALTACRQAEVVVFEAFLTMGAWKGELQLPPQAHQFLQAARDGQKPVIALSLGDPYMFAHLPPMAASLCAYGGSQLMEGAMARALLGEAAITGKLPVTIPGRFGFGHGLERHW, from the coding sequence ATGAATTCGACCGGAAATGCCGCGCAATGGGTTGAGTCCACCCTCGCCCACATGAGTCTGGAGGAAAAAGTCGGACAGATGTTGCTTGCCGACTTTGCCGCCGTCTTCACCAACCATGACCATGAGAATTGGCGGCGCATCGTCCGCCTGCTGCGCGAGTTGCACATCGGCGGCATCATACTCGCGGGTGGCGGCTTGCTGGAAGTGGCACTGATCACCAACGAACTGCAGCGGCTGGCCAGGGTGCCGCTGCTGGTAAATGCCGATATGGAAACCGGCGCGCTCTTTCCCTCTCCCTGGCGCCGGGCGCGCGGCCGCGCGCCGGATTTGCCGGCGTATCTCTCCGGCGGTGGCACGGAATTCCCGCGCATGATGGCCATTGGCGCCACGCGCAGCACAGCGCTCGCCTACGAGATCGGCCGGCTCACCGGCCGGGAAGCGCGCGCCGCCGGCATCCATTGGACAAACTCGCCCGTGCTCGATCTCAGCAACAATCCGCGCAACCCGATCATCAACGTGCGCGCCTTCGGAGAAGAGCCCCAACTCGTCGCCCGTCTGGGTGTTGCCTACCTCTCCGGTTGCCAGGCTGCCGGGTTGATTGCCACCATGAAGCACTTTCCCGGCCAGGGCGATACCGACATGGATACGCATGTCACGCTGCCGGTATTGGATTTTGATGCCGCGCGCCTGCAGGCGGTCGAATTGATGCCGTTCAAAGCGGCGATCCAAGCCGGCGTGAAAGCGGCGATGACCGCACACATTGCCCTGCCCAGGATCGATGCCACCTGCCGACCCGCAACGCTGTCGCCCCCCATCGTGACCGGCCTGCTGCGACAACAGTTGCGATTTGAAGGATTGGTCGTGAGCGATGCCCTGACGATGCAGGGTATCAGCGATTACTATTCGGCCGGGGAGGCGGCGCTACTCGCCGCACAAGCGGGCGTGGACATGCTGTTGATTCCGGCAGATATTGACGCCGCCCATCGCCGGCTGGTGCAGGCAGTGCAACACGGAGAATTGCCGCTCACACAGGTCGAAAGCGCGGCCCGGCGTGTGCTGGCCGCCAAGGCCGGCCTGGGTTTGCATCTGCAGCGCACGGTCGCGATTGAAGAGCTGGCGGAGGTGGTGCAAACCCGTGCGGCGCAGGAGCTGGCGCAACAAGCAGCAAGCGCCGCCATCACTTTGCTGGAGGATGATGCCCGGATTCTGCCGCTGCGCACCCATCCCTCCCTGAAGTTGGCGGTGGGCGTGGTGTCCAACTCTGCGCTGGCAACGGAGGGCGAATATCTCAACAGCCGGCTGGCAGCAGCCGGCCACGTGGTGGACACCTTTCGTTTGTCCGCTGAAATGAGTGAAGCCAGGCTGGCGCAAGCGCTCACCGCCTGCCGGCAGGCGGAGGTGGTGGTGTTTGAGGCCTTTCTCACCATGGGAGCCTGGAAGGGCGAGCTGCAATTGCCGCCGCAGGCGCATCAATTCTTGCAGGCGGCGCGCGACGGGCAAAAACCGGTGATTGCCCTCTCTTTGGGTGATCCTTACATGTTCGCACATCTCCCCCCAATGGCTGCCAGCCTGTGTGCCTACGGCGGCAGCCAATTGATGGAGGGCGCCATGGCGCGGGCTCTGTTGGGCGAAGCAGCCATCACCGGCAAACTGCCGGTGACCATTCCCGGCCGGTTTGGCTTCGGCCACGGCCTGGAACGGCACTGGTAG